The Shewanella mangrovisoli genome has a window encoding:
- a CDS encoding marine proteobacterial sortase target protein, whose protein sequence is MITGKRVKEVCQTLVMLVIGASICWGLPFAVLASPNSVGTLSAPQNIAATFDEHTASTLPPFSFDDITQGMLVYQTASGRLMPSLPVDTQVSMQVSGLTNRVSVKQVFSNRTGFVLNGRYLFPLPNEAAVDSLRLRIGERIIEGQIHPKQQAKQIFEQAKAEGKRASLVSQERPNMFTTEVANLAPDEQLVVEISYQETVHYEDGLFSLRFPLVVAPRYIPGLTLGGNNSERVTSSQVFDADRIIAPIRDANSEADPVLKADIKVKLGEGVDKSAVVSPYHPITIAEKQGQLTAALANRVPANRDFVLQWRLKQGTSPVAWVFNQAGKTHATQDDNASADTGSAGNSSNTDSYSLVMVLPPKVEASEQLNLPRELILVIDTSGSMAGDSIIQAKNALRYALRGLRQQDRFNIIEFNSDVSLLSPTPLPATASNLDKARQFVNRLQADGGTEMAQALNAALPRQAFNTASGEDKSLRQVIFMTDGSVGNEAALFELIRNQIGDNRLFTVGIGSAPNSHFMQRAAELGRGTFTYIGDVDEVEQKISQLLGKIQYPVLTDLQVRFDDGSVPDYWPAPIPDLYRGEPVLISLKRQPREPQELVISGRQGHKNWQQSLSLQANDASHSATDVAQPAAGLDLLWARKQIAALELSKNGANDDKVKQQVTALSLNYHLVSPYTSLVAVDLTPITSNVMSRDAVVRQHLPLGWQPMGVLPQTSTSSRFDMLLGGAVLLLALMLALSIRRQQRQQRALSLALNT, encoded by the coding sequence ATGATCACAGGGAAAAGGGTAAAAGAAGTTTGTCAAACACTGGTGATGCTAGTGATAGGCGCCTCCATTTGTTGGGGGCTACCATTTGCGGTGTTAGCCTCACCGAACAGTGTGGGTACCTTATCGGCGCCGCAAAATATTGCCGCGACCTTCGATGAACACACGGCGAGCACATTGCCACCCTTCAGTTTCGACGATATCACCCAAGGGATGTTGGTGTATCAAACCGCCAGCGGCCGTTTAATGCCGTCCTTACCCGTGGACACGCAGGTGTCGATGCAGGTCTCGGGGTTAACCAATAGGGTGAGCGTAAAGCAGGTTTTCAGTAATCGAACCGGATTTGTCCTCAATGGCCGCTATCTGTTTCCTTTACCCAATGAGGCGGCGGTGGACTCACTGCGTTTACGCATTGGTGAGCGGATCATCGAAGGTCAAATTCACCCAAAACAGCAGGCAAAACAGATTTTTGAGCAGGCTAAAGCCGAAGGTAAACGCGCCAGTCTAGTCAGCCAAGAACGGCCCAATATGTTCACGACCGAAGTCGCTAATCTGGCTCCCGACGAGCAGTTGGTGGTCGAAATCAGCTACCAAGAAACTGTTCATTATGAAGATGGTCTCTTTAGCCTACGTTTTCCGCTGGTGGTGGCACCGCGCTATATTCCAGGCCTAACACTCGGTGGGAACAATAGTGAGCGCGTGACCAGCAGCCAAGTCTTCGATGCCGACCGGATTATTGCCCCGATCCGCGATGCCAATAGTGAGGCAGACCCTGTGCTCAAGGCTGATATTAAAGTCAAACTCGGTGAAGGTGTGGACAAATCAGCCGTCGTGAGTCCATATCATCCCATTACAATAGCGGAAAAACAGGGCCAACTGACGGCGGCCTTGGCTAATCGTGTACCCGCCAATCGTGACTTTGTGCTGCAATGGCGTCTTAAGCAGGGCACGAGTCCCGTGGCTTGGGTATTCAACCAAGCGGGCAAAACCCATGCGACGCAGGACGACAATGCAAGTGCGGATACAGGTTCAGCTGGCAATAGTAGCAATACAGATAGCTACAGCTTAGTGATGGTCCTGCCGCCCAAAGTCGAGGCGAGTGAACAACTTAACTTGCCCCGTGAGCTTATTTTAGTGATTGATACTTCGGGGTCGATGGCGGGGGATTCCATCATTCAGGCAAAAAATGCCCTGCGTTATGCGCTGCGCGGTTTAAGGCAACAGGACCGTTTTAACATTATCGAATTTAACTCCGATGTGTCTTTACTATCGCCAACACCACTGCCCGCGACCGCGAGTAATTTGGACAAGGCACGTCAGTTTGTGAATCGTTTACAGGCCGATGGCGGCACCGAAATGGCGCAGGCCTTAAATGCCGCGCTGCCAAGACAGGCGTTTAATACAGCTTCGGGTGAGGATAAGTCGCTAAGACAAGTGATCTTTATGACCGATGGTTCCGTCGGCAATGAGGCGGCGCTATTTGAGTTAATCCGCAATCAAATCGGCGACAACCGTCTTTTCACCGTAGGCATTGGCTCGGCGCCGAACTCGCATTTTATGCAGCGTGCGGCTGAACTTGGGCGCGGCACTTTTACTTACATTGGTGATGTGGATGAGGTGGAACAAAAGATCAGTCAATTGCTGGGCAAAATCCAGTATCCGGTACTCACCGATTTGCAGGTGCGCTTTGACGATGGCTCAGTGCCTGACTACTGGCCAGCACCTATTCCCGATCTTTACCGCGGTGAACCGGTGCTGATTAGCCTAAAGCGTCAACCACGTGAGCCTCAGGAACTCGTGATCTCCGGTCGTCAGGGCCATAAAAACTGGCAACAGTCGTTATCTTTACAAGCCAATGACGCAAGCCATTCCGCAACTGATGTAGCGCAGCCAGCAGCCGGGCTCGATTTACTCTGGGCGCGCAAACAGATTGCGGCGTTAGAGCTGAGTAAAAACGGTGCTAACGATGACAAGGTCAAGCAACAGGTCACGGCGCTGTCGCTGAACTACCACTTAGTCAGCCCCTATACCAGCTTGGTCGCGGTCGATTTAACCCCCATCACCAGTAATGTCATGAGCCGCGATGCGGTGGTGCGTCAGCATTTACCCTTGGGTTGGCAGCCTATGGGGGTTCTACCACAAACATCGACCTCGAGCCGTTTCGACATGCTCTTAGGTGGCGCAGTGTTACTGCTTGCCTTGATGTTAGCGCTGTCGATTCGTCGCCAGCAGCGGCAGCAACGCGCGCTGTCATTAGCGCTGAATACTTGA
- a CDS encoding diguanylate cyclase domain-containing protein, whose product MSRDLLQTAALNLKKAVPLMLKHQIPTTPINYALWYTYVGEQNPALNAQLDTVIAHYNTCPPVSSELLFRQYVADPIELDVRDMRLNLEAMSTELSQSIRDTNLDATEFQTCINDNFAKLNGIEEGALSVEQVLDLVRNLVKESENIRSSTEYFTTQLQKAQTEIDALKQKLEKTEKDVLYDALTGCLNRRAFDADIAGMLAQAPEGTCLILVDIDHFKAFNDNYGHQLGDQVLKAVAKRLQEACRDGSKLYRFGGEEFAILVPKSQLRITRQLAEAMRRGLEKLSLKDRRRDQRIENITASFGVAQWQEKQVAIQLIERADMLLYEAKRLGRNRVMPMSN is encoded by the coding sequence ATGTCACGAGATTTATTACAAACCGCAGCCTTGAATCTTAAAAAAGCGGTGCCTTTAATGCTCAAGCATCAAATTCCCACCACGCCAATCAATTATGCCCTGTGGTATACCTACGTGGGCGAACAAAACCCAGCGTTAAACGCCCAGCTCGATACGGTTATCGCCCACTACAACACTTGCCCGCCGGTCAGCAGCGAGTTGTTATTCCGCCAGTATGTCGCCGATCCGATTGAGTTGGATGTGCGCGATATGCGACTTAACCTTGAGGCCATGTCCACCGAGCTGTCGCAATCGATTCGGGATACCAATCTCGATGCGACTGAGTTCCAAACCTGTATCAACGACAATTTTGCCAAACTCAATGGCATCGAAGAAGGTGCACTCAGCGTTGAGCAAGTGCTGGATTTAGTGCGTAATTTGGTGAAGGAATCCGAAAATATTCGCTCGAGCACTGAGTATTTCACTACTCAGCTACAAAAAGCGCAGACTGAGATTGATGCGTTAAAACAAAAGCTTGAAAAAACAGAGAAAGATGTACTTTACGATGCGCTCACGGGCTGTTTAAATCGCCGGGCATTCGATGCCGATATTGCCGGCATGTTGGCGCAGGCCCCCGAGGGCACCTGCCTTATCTTGGTCGATATCGATCACTTTAAAGCCTTTAATGACAACTATGGCCACCAACTGGGTGACCAAGTATTAAAAGCCGTTGCGAAGCGTCTACAAGAAGCCTGCCGAGATGGCAGTAAACTGTACCGTTTTGGTGGTGAAGAGTTTGCTATTTTGGTGCCCAAAAGCCAACTACGCATAACAAGGCAACTGGCTGAGGCCATGCGCCGTGGGCTTGAAAAACTTAGTCTTAAGGATAGACGCAGAGACCAACGCATTGAAAATATCACCGCCTCCTTCGGCGTCGCCCAGTGGCAGGAAAAACAAGTGGCGATCCAACTGATTGAAAGAGCGGATATGTTACTTTACGAAGCCAAACGCTTAGGTCGAAATCGGGTGATGCCGATGAGCAACTAA
- the pdsO gene encoding sortase-associated OmpA-like protein PdsO, with the protein MMKKTLINILVLSVLAAPLASVSARVSLQNQPVLSEPQTEMLEQDEDDGEALIGLGGGALLGALVGGPVGAIIGGFTGTLIGQSVSDTDTVKTQQQHIALQRQQLASLSAKQQASEQRAAEYALTQKQLDELLAEQQQLLSELALGMNVQFRTGSSELESHFLPQLDNVAKVMKRSSESNLELKGYADRRGDLAYNQALSEQRLLEVRGYLIKQGVAPERITTQAFGARMPLNDQQDSESDVFDRRVTLTMQPNQGLMASRVTE; encoded by the coding sequence ATGATGAAAAAGACGCTGATTAATATCTTGGTACTGAGTGTACTCGCCGCGCCCCTCGCCAGCGTATCGGCAAGAGTATCTCTGCAAAATCAGCCCGTGCTCTCAGAGCCACAGACTGAGATGCTTGAGCAAGATGAGGATGATGGCGAAGCGCTGATAGGTCTTGGCGGTGGAGCGTTACTTGGTGCCCTAGTGGGCGGCCCCGTTGGCGCCATTATCGGCGGATTTACCGGCACCTTAATCGGTCAATCTGTATCCGATACTGACACAGTTAAAACCCAGCAACAGCATATTGCCTTGCAGCGCCAACAACTGGCGAGCTTATCGGCCAAACAACAGGCCAGCGAGCAACGCGCCGCCGAATACGCCTTAACCCAAAAGCAACTCGATGAGCTGCTCGCCGAGCAACAACAATTGTTAAGTGAGTTGGCGCTGGGCATGAATGTGCAGTTCCGTACGGGTTCGTCGGAGCTTGAAAGCCATTTTTTGCCCCAATTAGACAATGTCGCCAAGGTGATGAAGCGCTCGAGCGAGTCCAATCTCGAGCTGAAAGGTTATGCCGACCGTCGCGGTGATCTGGCCTACAACCAAGCGCTCTCGGAGCAACGTTTGTTAGAAGTGCGGGGATACTTAATTAAGCAAGGCGTAGCCCCTGAGCGGATCACCACCCAAGCCTTCGGCGCCAGAATGCCACTCAATGATCAGCAAGATAGTGAATCCGATGTGTTCGATCGCCGAGTCACTCTGACCATGCAGCCTAACCAAGGGCTGATGGCGAGCCGCGTGACCGAATAG
- a CDS encoding class GN sortase has protein sequence MSMSMRMTQQIQIGLLVGLVLIGITLFGKGFYMQAKAHFAQYLIEQAWAKTLIDGQSHKPWSWADTYPVAKLSIEQAKRPNHFDGPASNDSLYVLAGASGRNLAFGPALVLSSSPAGTQGNTVIAGHRDTHFAMLNGISVGRRLVLQTAAGKEIVYQVVATEVVYESQTEWMAPSEDNRLTLITCYPFDALQGGAELRFVVQAIPVEPEPTAVQSAETIVTQARVQKVA, from the coding sequence ATGTCTATGAGTATGCGCATGACTCAACAGATACAAATAGGGTTGCTGGTGGGATTGGTATTAATCGGCATCACATTGTTTGGAAAAGGATTCTATATGCAAGCGAAAGCACACTTTGCCCAATATTTGATTGAACAAGCCTGGGCTAAAACTTTAATCGATGGTCAGTCCCATAAACCTTGGTCCTGGGCCGATACTTATCCCGTGGCTAAGCTCTCCATCGAGCAGGCTAAAAGACCGAATCACTTCGATGGTCCGGCATCCAACGACAGCTTATATGTACTGGCGGGCGCATCTGGCCGTAATTTGGCCTTCGGGCCAGCCTTAGTGCTGTCGAGTTCGCCCGCTGGCACGCAAGGCAACACTGTGATTGCAGGGCATAGGGATACGCATTTTGCGATGTTAAATGGCATCAGTGTTGGACGCCGCTTGGTGCTGCAAACCGCGGCGGGCAAGGAGATTGTTTACCAAGTGGTGGCGACCGAAGTGGTGTACGAATCGCAAACTGAGTGGATGGCGCCAAGTGAGGATAATCGTTTAACCTTGATCACTTGCTATCCCTTCGATGCGTTGCAAGGGGGCGCTGAACTGCGTTTTGTGGTGCAGGCTATCCCGGTCGAGCCCGAGCCTACTGCGGTGCAATCCGCTGAAACGATAGTTACTCAGGCGAGGGTTCAAAAGGTGGCCTAG